A portion of the Oncorhynchus gorbuscha isolate QuinsamMale2020 ecotype Even-year linkage group LG19, OgorEven_v1.0, whole genome shotgun sequence genome contains these proteins:
- the LOC124004993 gene encoding LOW QUALITY PROTEIN: ATP-sensitive inward rectifier potassium channel 1-like (The sequence of the model RefSeq protein was modified relative to this genomic sequence to represent the inferred CDS: inserted 1 base in 1 codon): MVFGIQKLIQDHLVERRIRRTRLVTKDGRCNIEFGNVKYGNHFAFLVDFWTTFVEFRWRFVLFFFITSFTLSWFIFSLLWFWIARNNGDLKWQNPSNDHTPCVWNVVGLTTAFLFSLETQTTIGYGVRAITPHCPVAIALIIIQTLIGALIHCFICGVIVSKISLPKKRAKTITFSEMAVICPKKDFLCLMIRVANLRKTLMIGSQIYGKLLRTTVKPDGETIIMDQVNIEFLMDAGKDNLFFVCPLTLYHVIDKASPFFDMAEDTFHKQEFELVVFLDGTAETTSSACQVRTSFIPQEIMWGYNFLPIISRSKXGKYRVDFSNFSKVVAVTTAHCAYCFHNIVGHHIPSINGIDNGGFGVIGILE; the protein is encoded by the exons ATGGTGTTTGGTATCCAGAAGCTCATCCAAGACCACCTGGTGGAGCGAAGAATCCGCAGAACTCGGCTGGTGACCAAAGATGGCCGCTGCAACATTGAATTTGGCAACGTCAAATACGGCAACCACTTTGCTTTCCTCGTGGACTTCTGGACGACCTTTGTGGAGTTCCGCTGGCGCTTTgtcctcttcttcttcatcacCTCCTTCACCCTGAGCTGGTTTATCTTCAGCCTGCTGTGGTTCTGGATTGCCCGGAACAACGGGGATCTGAAGTGGCAGAACCCCTCAAACGATCACACCCCCTGTGTGTGGAACGTCGTCGGTCTCACTAcagccttcctcttctccctggaGACCCAGACCACCATTGGGTATGGTGTACGCGCCATTACCCCTCACTGTCCTGTTGCTATAGCCCTCATCATTATCCAGACTCTCATAGGGGCCCTCATACACTGCTTCATATGTGGAGTCATTGTGTCCAAGATATCCCTCCCTAAGAAAAGGGCCAAGACCATCACATTCAGTGAGATGGCTGTCATCTGTCCTAAGAAGGACTTCCTTTGCCTCATGATAAGAGTGGCCAACTTACGCAAGACCCTGATGATCGGGAGCCAAATCTACGGCAAGCTGTTGAGGACAACTGTCAAACCCGATGGGGAGACAATCATCATGGACCAGGTGAACATTGAGTTCCTGATGGACGCTGGGAAGGACAACCTCTTCTTTGTGTGCCCTCTCACACTCTACCATGTGATTGACAAGGCTAGCCCTTTCTTTGACATGGCAGAGGACACCTTCCATAAACAGGAGTTTGAGCTGGTGGTCTTTCTGGACGGCACAGCCGAGACCACCAGCTCAGCCTGCCAGGTCAGGACTTCCTTCATCCCTCAGGAGATCATGTGGGGTTACAACTTCCTGCCCATCATCTCCCGCAGTA AGGGCAAGTACAGAGTGGACTTCTCCAACTTCTCCAAGGTGGTGGCGGTGACCACTGCACACTGTGCCTACTGCTTCCACAACATAGTAGGACACCACATCCCCTCCATTAATGGAATCGACAACGGTGGATTTGGAGTGATTGGTATCCTAGAATAA